One window of Manihot esculenta cultivar AM560-2 chromosome 17, M.esculenta_v8, whole genome shotgun sequence genomic DNA carries:
- the LOC110604964 gene encoding E3 ubiquitin-protein ligase Praja-1 — protein MDLEIYCRVFRVPDAIVEPDDDASFSSNMVSIRVIVTFMPYSDSETEEEEDDDEGETSERTFLVERQRFLLEETSRSTVRQIFLDMNVPPQEFWINYILCDVRHYERCNVGSEKVLHLEVEIEVPVQTHTSDGLGPVPATKSSIDALETVKVEGSVNQRCSICLEEILIGSEAICMPCSHLYHRSCICNWLERSRVCPMCRFEVV, from the coding sequence ATGGATCTCGAAATCTATTGTCGTGTGTTTCGAGTTCCAGACGCCATCGTTGAACCAGACGATGATGCTTCATTCTCAAGCAACATGGTTTCCATCAGAGTCATAGTCACCTTCATGCCTTATTCCGATTCAGAAACGGAGGAAgaagaggatgatgatgaaggtGAGACTAGTGAGCGTACGTTCCTAGTGGAACGGCAGCGTTTCTTGCTTGAAGAAACATCCAGGTCTACTGTACGTCAAATTTTTCTCGACATGAATGTTCCTCCTCAGGAATTCTGGATAAATTACATTCTTTGTGACGTTCGTCATTATGAAAGATGCAATGTGGGTTCTGAGAAGGTGTTGCATTTGGAGGTTGAAATTGAAGTTCCCGTTCAAACACATACCAGTGATGGTTTAGGTCCAGTGCCTGCAACTAAATCTTCCATTGATGCTTTGGAGACTGTGAAAGTTGAAGGATCTGTGAATCAACGGTGCTCCATTTGTTTAGAGGAGATTTTAATTGGTTCAGAAGCAATTTGCATGCCATGTTCACATCTTTATCATCGTAGTTGCATATGTAATTGGCTAGAAAGGAGTAGAGTTTGTCCAATGTGTAGATTTGAGGTTGTTTAG
- the LOC110605668 gene encoding uncharacterized protein LOC110605668: MCLPSSFFSMDHVEENESPSNGRAHEDDYTQKFVFAVGATLAMACLKSILVMFFVKQWPARVFLILNIVLLAIFFTSLRSSSSENQETRCNAEVNIQENKRRKQCGWSATAKANSECQEMGKRERVAEEIEQAIRVESEDQKLSKEELNERVEAFIAMFRQHLVSDARNCRSQFLSRPKQS; the protein is encoded by the coding sequence ATGTGTCTTCCCTCTTCATTCTTCTCAATGGATCATGTGGAAGAGAATGAGAGTCCATCAAATGGAAGAGCGCATGAAGATGATTATACGCAGAAATTTGTCTTTGCAGTTGGAGCAACTCTAGCAATGGCATGCTTAAAAAGCATTTTGGTGATGTTTTTTGTCAAGCAATGGCCTGCCAGGGTCTTCTTAATCCTCAATATTGTTCTCTTAGCCATTTTCTTCACTTCCCTTCGTTCAAGCTCAAGTGAAAACCAGGAAACTAGATGTAATGCAGAGGTGAATATTCAAGAAAATAAGAGAAGAAAACAATGTGGCTGGTCTGCAACAGCCAAAGCAAACAGTGAATGTCAGGAGATGGGTAAGAGGGAAAGGGTTGCAGAAGAGATAGAACAAGCAATTAGAGTTGAAAGCGAAGATCAGAAATTGTCAAAGGAAGAGTTAAATGAGAGAGTTGAAGCTTTCATTGCAATGTTTAGGCAGCATTTGGTTTCTGATGCAAGAAATTGTAGAAGCCAGTTCCTCTCTAGGCCTAAACAAAGCTGA